GGGCAAAGAAATGTCCCCTGCTTCTTACCCGATTTTCTTTGGGGATGGATTGTGTGCATTGTGGAAGAAGGAATAAACTTTTTCACTACTGCACAATAGAAAAATTATATTCAACAATCAGACGTGATTACGAGAGTATAACAATCATCATATCACTCATAGAGAACACATAAGCTTCTCATCCTCCAATACAAACTCCTTGTAAAGAGCTTGGATTTTTCTTTTTCTATAGAATCGTAAATATCATTTAATAACATCTTAAAATATGCATAAATGAAAATAGAAGATGCCGTAATGGCTAAGACAGTTTTTTGAAATAACTCGCAGCTCTGCGGTAAATACATAGACACCAAGTGGTCAACCCCTAGGCAATAGCTGGTAAAAAACATGGCAGAGATGGTACATTTATGTGGAGGTAATCAATATGGTCTTGCTTAATGTTTGAAGTGAATTAAAGCAGTCAAAAATAAGTTTCGGGAGATAGTGAAATGAAAACAAACAACTTACCGATAGTGCAATTAAGGGAATTAACACTTGCAGACGCGGAAGACCGTTATCAATGGTGTTTAGATAAAGAATTGACAAAACATTTGAATATGCCAGAGAAATATCCACCATTTAACAGAGAAGAAACACGAAACTGGATTAACATGTGCATAAACAAGACAAACGGATATGAACAAAAGGCAATCCTATCAGAAGAGGGAAAACACATTGGATGGGTTGATCTAAAGAACATGGATAGTTTAAACAAACATGCTGAATTAGGGATTGCTATTGGTGATAAAAGTTATTGGGGCAAAGGTTTTGGGCTAGCTGCAATGAAAGAGATGCTTTCATGGGGGTTTAATGAACTGGATTTAAATAAGATATGGCTTAGAGTTGAAGTGGATAATGATAAAGCAATTAAATCCTATAAGCGTATGGGTTATGTAGAAGAAGGGATTTTAAGGCAAGACCGATTAAGAAATGGAGAGTTTGTTGATCGCCTTCGAATGAGCATGTTAAGGAAAGCGTTTTTTCAAATGATTAATGATAAAAATGAATAATAAAACAGAGCCATCAAAACTTAGTTCACAATGATAAAATTGTTAGTCTAATAGGTTAGTAGTAGAAGGAGGGATCATGGATGCAACAGTTAAAAAGAATAGGAAGTTCATTTTGGTATATGACACCCGTTTCAGAGACAGACAGACCTACGTTAGGAATGGTTGTTGGCACTGAAATGAGCTTGATGATAGATGCAGGTAATTCAGATGCGCATGCACGTTTGTTTTTAGATAAGTTAGGTGAACATAATATTTCGAAGCCAGATTTCGTTGCAATAACCCATTGGCATTGGGACCATATTTTCGGAATGTCGGCACTAAAAGATTCTTTGTCAATTTCATCTTCAGAGACGAAAAAAGAAATTAATAAACTGACTGATTACGAATGGACAGATACAGATAAGGCTTTAGACGAACGGATTAAAGAAGGAATTGAAATTGAATTTTGTGCTACTTGTATAAAAAAGGAATATGGTGAAGAAAGAAATATACAGATTCAATTACCTAAACTAACATTCGATAAGCAGCTTGAAATAGATCTTGGTGATGTGACTTGTGTATTAAAACATGTGGGAGGCGACCATGCACAAGATGCTGTTGTAGTTTATATTAAGGAAGAAAAAATATTATTTCTAAATGATAGTATTTATCCAGATATTTTTTCCTCCAAAAATAACTATACATCGAAGCGTACGTTAAAATTGATAGAAGAATTAGAAGCATTTGATGCAGAAACATATATCCTTTCACATTCAGAAAATATGAATCGAAATGAGTTTTTGCAAGAAATAGAATTGTTAAAAGCAGTTGGGTTCTATACTGAGAAGTATGAAGGTGACGCTGAGAAAATAAAATCAGAGTATAAACAAACGGTAAATAGAGAGTTAAATGAAGACGAATTAGAAACAATAGAATATTTTATTAATGGTTATGAAATGGATAAAGAACTTTAGTAAGTTCAACCAAAATAAAAAGAATTACATGGGCGTAACCTTAAAGTAAAAGGTTTCCGCCCATGTAATTCTTGGATTTGAAAACAGAACAAACAAACTGTACTTATTAATTGTAGTTACAAATTCTTCGTAAATATTCTCTGATTTCTTTTTCAATAATATGATCGTCGTATAAGTTGGCGTAAATAACAGATTCAAATACTAAGCCGTGGATGAATATCGTTAATGAATTTGCGCTGTCTTCAATACTTATAAGTTTTTTAATGTACCCTTCTGTATGAAGCATCCTTAATACATCCTTTGCAAAATTAAGGTTTACTTCTCGAGATTTATCCTTCGTCTCGTGGTATTCTGGGTTCATTGTTGCCATTACGGAAAATTTCATCCAAATATCATTTTCCATTCTTTCTTCTTCTGTATTTGCTTGCACAATTTGTTTTATCATGCGAATTGCATTTTCAAACACATCCTGATCCTTCTGCATGACCTTTTGCATTCTTTCCTCAAATCGTTGATAGATAACATCCATTGCGACCATATATATGTCTTTTTGTTTTGGAAAAAAGTATTGAACAGAACCTAAAGAAAGGCCTGCTTCTTTGGCAATTTCACGTGAAGTTGCTTTTTCGAAACCTGAATGGTGAATAATGCGAAACATTGCTTCTACAATTTGATTTTTTCTTTCAGCATGATCTATTTTTTTAGGCATAGGATAACTCCTTTGATTTTTTAAGTCAGTTGTATTATAATTTTTGTAAGTCAAGTGACTTAATAAAATGAGTGAGGTAATTATATGGAAAACCTTTATCTTCAGTTTCTTTTTGTGTTTTTTGTAAGTATGGTTCCTTTTCTTGAAGTATTTCTAACTGTTCCAACGGCAATCATTGTTTTTAACTTTCCGCCTTTTGTAGCATTAATAGTAGCTATTCTCGGAAATGCGTTTAGTGTCTTTCTATTTATGTTTTTTGGAACTGAAATTAACAAATTATTTAATAAGATATATAATAAATTTCGAAAGAGCGAAAGTACGCCTAAGAAAATTAACCCTCGAATAAAAAGTACCTTCGATCGATTTGGTGCAATCGGAGTATGTTTTTTATCTTCTATTTTGTTTAGTAGCCAGTTAGGTGCTGGTGCAATAACAACTCTTGGGGCATCAAGAAGTCAAGTGTTTATTTGGACAAACGTAGGAGCTAGTGCAGTAGCGGTAGTGATGGCAATATTATCTGTAGTGGCAGAAAAATTAGTTTCATCACTAGTGAATCTATAGTGAATTATAAAAGAAAAGTAGAGTTGAAACAAGCTTAATCCTATAATTAGGTTTGGCATGTTCCAATTTGTAGAAAGTCAATCTTGTTTGAAAAACAACTACCTTTATTGGTTTCACTAGCTCGAATTAGTGAAAGATTCAGGATTTGATAACGTGTTGAGCAGTGCATTAAAAGACCTCGATATGAGGCCTTTTTATCACTTTCTAATAGAATTACTTATGAAAAGTTGATCTACTGAGGTGTCCAATACAGAGGCTAATTCAAACGCTAATTGTAACGTAGGGTCATATTTATCATTCTCAATTGCATTTATTGTTTGTCTGGATACTTTACAATGTTTAGCCAGTTCTTCCTGTGATAATTTAGCTGATTTTCTTAATTGCTTAATGTTATTTTTCATTTAATCACCATATTTTTTTCTGTAAAAAATTAATGTTGCCAGATATATAATGGAAATCACTGTCAGCAGAACTATCGGCGAATTTACATTACTATTATCAGAAGTGTTCCCTTGAATAGTTAGATAAATTGACTCTCCAACTTCTAAAAGTAACATACCTATAACTACGATAAATGCATATGATTGAGCCTTCGTCTTGATAAAATTCCTTCTTTCATCACCCTTTTGAGAAAATGGTGCAATAAAAATCAAAATTCCGCAAACTAATAATATGACAGAATACACAATTTTAACCCAATCCATTTTTGCTTCCTCCTCGTTAAAATGTAAAAAGTATTTGACATTTATTATTATAGCAACAGAATTAGTAATGTCAAATACTTTTTACATTATTTAATTATAATTAAAACAACAATCTTTTAGAAAACAGTCAAATCACAAAAGAACTGGATGAATTAGTGGAAGTTTTATAAAATCGAGAAAGTAAAATGGAAAATAATTTAATAGAAAGCATATGTTTTAAATTAAATTGAATATGGTATTATTGTTGGGAAACCCACCTTATATGAAAAAAGGTTACCAATGTACTCTCTATTTCAGGGAAGCCATTTGGGTTACATTTGGATAAAAGTAAATTTAATTCATCTTAGACCTGCGGTAATAATGTGAAAAAATGGGAATTAACAAAACAGTTTGATTCTTCTCATGGTACGGTTCGTTTTGAAGTGGTTGGGCAAGGTCCTCCATTGGTATTAGTACATGGAACTCCATGGTCATCATTCAACTGGAGACATATTGTTCCGGCATTGAGTGAATGGTACACAGTTTATTATTATGATTTATTAGGATATGGTCAATCCGAAAAAAAAGAGGATCAGAATGTTTCGTTAGGTATTCAAAATGAAATTTTAACAGAACTTCTTCAATATTGGGAGTCAGATTCACCAATTATTATCGGTCATGATTTTGGTGGTACGACCGCTTTGCGAACACATTTATTAAATAAAGTTCATTTCAAAAAAATGATATTAATGGATCCAGTTGCTGTTGGACCATGGGGTTCTTCCTTCTTTTCACATGTTAATAAACATGAAGAGGCATTTAGAGGAGTTCCTTCATTTATACATAAATCGATAGTATCAACTTATATTCAAGGAGCACTTTACAGTAAAATGAGTGACGAGACAAAAGAGGGGATTACACAATATTGGTTAGGAGAACATGGTCAGCCTGCATTTTACAGACAGATTGCCCAAGCAAACCAAACTTACACAGATGAAGTGGAAAATCTTTATAATGAAATTAGTATTCCAACTTTGATATTGTGGGGAGAGAAAGATGAGTGGGTACCCATTGAAAAGGGATATGCTCTACGTGAAAAAATTAGTGAATCCAAATTCAAATCTATTCCAGATGCAGGTCACTTGATACAAGAGGAAGCTCCCGCTATCGTATTAGGGCATATCATTAAATTTTTAAATGAAACTTGATTATGAGTGATAACTTTTACTATTATAGTAACATTGTATAAAATTATTCTAACGTAAGAATAGTAAAAGCAAAATAGATTCCAATTGACAACAGTTAACTTTAATCATATACTAGCATAGGCTATTAATGCATGTGCTAGTATTTAATAGGAGGTTTTAGTAATGCCTTTTGATATAGAGCAAAACTCAATCGGCTTCTTATTATCAAGAACTTTTTATACATATCAGAAATATCTAACTAATTTACTTCGAGATTATTCTATAACTCCAGAACAATTTGGCGTAATTCATCAATTAAGGAAACATCCAGGGATATCTCAAAAAGAATTGGCAGCTTTGCATGGAAAAGATCAAACAAGTATAGGTAAAACGTTAGATCGTTTAGAAAAAAAGGAATTGATAATACGTTCTAAAGATCCATCAGATAGAAGAGCTATTAAATTATTTATATCACCAAATGGAGAAGAGATTTATAATACTGTTTCTCCAATGGTACAAGATTTAAATAATCAACTCAATCAACTTCTAACTGACAACAAGTCAGAACAATTAATAGAATCTCTTAATGAGATATTCAACAATTTATCCAGTTCAAAATGAGCTGGAGTTTTTTACGCTAAATACATGCATAACCTATTATGTCCTATGCATGTATTATTACATCGTATTTTCATTATGAGAGGAATGTTATAAATGGATATTTATTCAACTTTTAAGGACTTTTTTAAAATTTTTCAAACAAAACTGGGATTGGTATTTGCTATTGGTCTTCCATTGTTTTTCACCGTTATTTGGATGACAGGTTATGATGGAGCCACGGAAAGAATTGATCAATTAACAGTTGGGATAGTTAATCAAGAAGGTGCGGATAGTGAGACAATTGCAGAGTCGATTGAGACTTATGTTCCATTTCAAACCGAACAATATGCTGACCTAACTAAAGCACAAGAGGAAATGGATGATGGTGAATTAGTTATGATCGTTTCAATTCCTGAAAACTTTATTAATGACGCCAATGATGGGAATTCGGAATTAACGTATTATATTAATCAAGCAAATTCAGAAATTGCCTTAGCTATTGCTGAATCATCTGTAGCACAAATAACATCAAGTATTAATGAAGGTGTATTTACAGATACAGATGACGCAATCGTAAGTACTAATATTGTAAAGACGAACAGCATAAATAATTTTGCAGTGACAATGCTTCCAATGATATTAGGGTTTGTTACGTATATTGGTGTTATGACGATGAATATACAATTTAACCTCTCATCTATGTTTATCCAAAAGAACCATACAAAATATCAAATATTTTGGGGAAGACAATTATTGCTACTACTTGTATCAATTTTTGGTTCATTAATTGTTACAAGTGTTGCCATGCTGTTCGCAGATACAGTAGCATCTTTTTGGCAGATGTGGGGATTTCATATATTAGTTTATATGGCTAGTATAAGTGTTACACAAATGTCGTTTGCTTTATTTGGTGGTTTGGGCGCATTATTTAATACAGCTTTAGTTCCCCTGCAACTTATGACAGCAGGTAATATCATCCCAGCTGACATGCTAACAGGCTTTTACCGCCATTTAGGCAACTTTTTACCAGCATCTAATGCGATACAAGGTTATATGAGGTTAATTTATAGTGGTGCTTCTATTAGTCCTTTTATTATGAATTTGTTGTTAATCACAGTTGTCACATTTGGCATATCACTTCTTCGTTTATATTCGAGTGAATTATCATTTAAACAGAAAATCAAAGCTAAACCAGAAACTACTTAAAAATTACGCAAAGCAGACTATTTATAGTTAGTTATATGTTTAAAAGCCAAAATATTATTTACGAAGGAAGTTGGGGATTTCAATTTATTGAAACTTCTCAATTTCCTTTTTGTAGTGTGAAAC
The nucleotide sequence above comes from Paraliobacillus zengyii. Encoded proteins:
- a CDS encoding GNAT family N-acetyltransferase, whose translation is MKTNNLPIVQLRELTLADAEDRYQWCLDKELTKHLNMPEKYPPFNREETRNWINMCINKTNGYEQKAILSEEGKHIGWVDLKNMDSLNKHAELGIAIGDKSYWGKGFGLAAMKEMLSWGFNELDLNKIWLRVEVDNDKAIKSYKRMGYVEEGILRQDRLRNGEFVDRLRMSMLRKAFFQMINDKNE
- a CDS encoding MarR family winged helix-turn-helix transcriptional regulator, yielding MPFDIEQNSIGFLLSRTFYTYQKYLTNLLRDYSITPEQFGVIHQLRKHPGISQKELAALHGKDQTSIGKTLDRLEKKELIIRSKDPSDRRAIKLFISPNGEEIYNTVSPMVQDLNNQLNQLLTDNKSEQLIESLNEIFNNLSSSK
- a CDS encoding helix-turn-helix transcriptional regulator; this encodes MKNNIKQLRKSAKLSQEELAKHCKVSRQTINAIENDKYDPTLQLAFELASVLDTSVDQLFISNSIRK
- a CDS encoding MBL fold metallo-hydrolase is translated as MQQLKRIGSSFWYMTPVSETDRPTLGMVVGTEMSLMIDAGNSDAHARLFLDKLGEHNISKPDFVAITHWHWDHIFGMSALKDSLSISSSETKKEINKLTDYEWTDTDKALDERIKEGIEIEFCATCIKKEYGEERNIQIQLPKLTFDKQLEIDLGDVTCVLKHVGGDHAQDAVVVYIKEEKILFLNDSIYPDIFSSKNNYTSKRTLKLIEELEAFDAETYILSHSENMNRNEFLQEIELLKAVGFYTEKYEGDAEKIKSEYKQTVNRELNEDELETIEYFINGYEMDKEL
- a CDS encoding small multi-drug export protein, producing the protein MENLYLQFLFVFFVSMVPFLEVFLTVPTAIIVFNFPPFVALIVAILGNAFSVFLFMFFGTEINKLFNKIYNKFRKSESTPKKINPRIKSTFDRFGAIGVCFLSSILFSSQLGAGAITTLGASRSQVFIWTNVGASAVAVVMAILSVVAEKLVSSLVNL
- a CDS encoding alpha/beta fold hydrolase, which encodes MKKWELTKQFDSSHGTVRFEVVGQGPPLVLVHGTPWSSFNWRHIVPALSEWYTVYYYDLLGYGQSEKKEDQNVSLGIQNEILTELLQYWESDSPIIIGHDFGGTTALRTHLLNKVHFKKMILMDPVAVGPWGSSFFSHVNKHEEAFRGVPSFIHKSIVSTYIQGALYSKMSDETKEGITQYWLGEHGQPAFYRQIAQANQTYTDEVENLYNEISIPTLILWGEKDEWVPIEKGYALREKISESKFKSIPDAGHLIQEEAPAIVLGHIIKFLNET
- a CDS encoding TetR/AcrR family transcriptional regulator; translated protein: MPKKIDHAERKNQIVEAMFRIIHHSGFEKATSREIAKEAGLSLGSVQYFFPKQKDIYMVAMDVIYQRFEERMQKVMQKDQDVFENAIRMIKQIVQANTEEERMENDIWMKFSVMATMNPEYHETKDKSREVNLNFAKDVLRMLHTEGYIKKLISIEDSANSLTIFIHGLVFESVIYANLYDDHIIEKEIREYLRRICNYN
- a CDS encoding YhgE/Pip domain-containing protein, encoding MDIYSTFKDFFKIFQTKLGLVFAIGLPLFFTVIWMTGYDGATERIDQLTVGIVNQEGADSETIAESIETYVPFQTEQYADLTKAQEEMDDGELVMIVSIPENFINDANDGNSELTYYINQANSEIALAIAESSVAQITSSINEGVFTDTDDAIVSTNIVKTNSINNFAVTMLPMILGFVTYIGVMTMNIQFNLSSMFIQKNHTKYQIFWGRQLLLLLVSIFGSLIVTSVAMLFADTVASFWQMWGFHILVYMASISVTQMSFALFGGLGALFNTALVPLQLMTAGNIIPADMLTGFYRHLGNFLPASNAIQGYMRLIYSGASISPFIMNLLLITVVTFGISLLRLYSSELSFKQKIKAKPETT